A genomic stretch from Empedobacter stercoris includes:
- the acs gene encoding acetate--CoA ligase, with amino-acid sequence MINDFRINSFSEYKKAYRKSTKDPEKFWDKIAENFVWHQRWDKTLEYNFETADFKWFQGGKLNITENILDRHLEKNGNKTALIWEPNNPLEETRIITYRQLHSKVCQFANVLKNNGVQKGDRVCIYMPMIPELAIAMLACARIGAVHSIVFAGFSSAAIASRINDAQCKVLVTANEVFRGTKSINLKAICDEALKVCPSIQTCIVYRRAIEPTSMFGGRDKFWVDEMYKVNNSCPAEIMDAEDPLFILYTSGSTGKPKGMVHTCGGYMVETAYSFDNIFQMDKNDIYWCTADIGWITGHSYIIYGPLACGATSVMFEGIPSFPDFGRFWEIVEKLKVTHFYTAPTAVRSLARESLDYVEKYDLSSLKVLGSVGEPINEEAWHWLNDYVGKGNCPIVDTWWQTETGSIMISPLAGITPLRPTFATLPLPGIQPVLMDDNGHEVETINEKAEGRLAIKFPWPSMARTIYGDHKRYVETYFSTFPGYYFTGDGAYRDAMDNYRITGRVDDVVIVSGHNLGTAPVENAINQNEAVAESAVVGFPHDIKGNALYAFVILQDGVEVSKELDAEIKNEVAHLIGPIAKPDKIQFVSGLPKTRSGKIMRRILRKIASDETDFGDTSTLLDPDIVTIIQKGKI; translated from the coding sequence ATGATAAATGATTTTAGAATTAATTCGTTTTCTGAATACAAGAAAGCGTACAGAAAAAGTACTAAAGATCCCGAGAAATTTTGGGACAAAATAGCCGAAAACTTCGTTTGGCACCAAAGATGGGACAAAACTTTGGAATATAATTTTGAAACAGCGGATTTCAAATGGTTTCAAGGAGGTAAGTTAAATATTACGGAAAATATTTTAGATCGTCATTTAGAAAAAAATGGAAATAAAACAGCCTTAATTTGGGAACCGAATAATCCATTAGAAGAAACTCGAATTATTACGTATCGTCAATTGCATTCAAAAGTTTGTCAATTTGCAAATGTGTTAAAAAACAATGGCGTACAAAAAGGCGATCGTGTGTGTATTTATATGCCAATGATTCCAGAATTAGCGATTGCGATGTTAGCTTGTGCAAGAATTGGAGCGGTGCATTCTATTGTTTTTGCAGGTTTTTCTTCTGCTGCAATCGCATCTCGTATCAATGATGCACAATGTAAAGTTTTGGTTACTGCCAATGAAGTTTTTCGTGGTACAAAATCAATCAACTTAAAAGCAATTTGTGATGAAGCGTTAAAAGTCTGTCCTTCTATTCAAACTTGTATCGTTTATCGTCGTGCAATAGAACCAACTTCTATGTTCGGTGGGCGCGATAAATTTTGGGTTGATGAAATGTATAAAGTAAATAATAGTTGTCCAGCAGAAATAATGGATGCAGAAGATCCATTGTTTATTTTATATACTTCGGGTTCTACTGGAAAACCAAAAGGAATGGTGCATACATGTGGAGGGTATATGGTTGAAACGGCTTATTCATTTGACAATATTTTTCAAATGGATAAAAACGATATTTATTGGTGTACAGCGGATATCGGTTGGATTACAGGACACAGTTACATTATTTATGGTCCATTGGCTTGTGGAGCAACCTCGGTTATGTTCGAAGGAATTCCAAGTTTTCCTGATTTTGGACGTTTTTGGGAAATTGTCGAAAAATTAAAAGTTACCCATTTTTATACTGCTCCAACAGCAGTTCGTTCATTAGCTCGTGAATCATTAGACTATGTAGAAAAATATGATTTATCAAGTCTAAAAGTTTTAGGGTCAGTTGGAGAACCAATCAACGAAGAAGCATGGCATTGGTTAAATGATTATGTAGGGAAAGGAAATTGTCCGATTGTCGATACATGGTGGCAAACCGAAACAGGATCAATTATGATTTCGCCTTTGGCAGGAATTACACCATTACGACCTACATTTGCAACGTTGCCATTACCAGGAATTCAGCCCGTTTTAATGGATGATAATGGACATGAAGTAGAAACAATCAACGAAAAAGCAGAAGGTCGTTTGGCGATTAAGTTTCCTTGGCCTTCTATGGCAAGAACTATTTATGGAGATCATAAACGTTACGTCGAAACCTATTTTTCTACTTTTCCGGGATATTATTTTACAGGCGATGGCGCTTACCGAGATGCGATGGACAATTATAGAATTACAGGTAGAGTAGATGATGTCGTGATTGTTTCTGGACATAATCTTGGTACAGCACCTGTTGAAAATGCAATCAACCAAAATGAAGCAGTTGCAGAGAGTGCAGTTGTAGGTTTTCCACATGATATTAAAGGAAATGCGTTGTATGCATTTGTGATTTTACAAGATGGTGTAGAAGTTTCGAAAGAATTAGATGCAGAAATTAAAAATGAAGTGGCACATCTCATTGGACCAATTGCAAAACCAGATAAAATTCAGTTTGTATCAGGTTTACCAAAAACACGAAGCGGAAAAATTATGCGTCGTATTTTGAGAAAAATCGCCAGTGATGAAACTGATTTTGGAGACACTTCAACGTTGTTAGATCCAGATATTGTTACAATAATTCAAAAAGGAAAAATTTAA
- a CDS encoding O-methyltransferase, whose amino-acid sequence MIKISPILESYLDHHTDQEPEILSRLRVETYQCTTQPHMISGEYQGRLLSVLSKILAPKTIVELGTFTGYATLCLAEGLTSDGKIITMDKNDELEYLCRKYFDESEFASKIDFRINDAREELETIEKNSVDLAFIDADKESYPYYFEKVLELLRPGGTMLVDNVLWYGKVMMEEEDKKDPSTKILKEFNEMVTKDKRVESIILPIRDGITLIRKK is encoded by the coding sequence ATGATAAAAATTTCACCAATTTTAGAATCGTATTTAGATCATCACACAGACCAAGAACCAGAAATCTTGAGTCGTTTACGTGTTGAAACCTATCAATGTACAACACAACCGCACATGATTTCGGGCGAATACCAAGGTCGCTTGTTAAGTGTTTTGTCAAAAATTTTAGCACCAAAAACTATTGTTGAATTAGGAACTTTTACAGGTTACGCAACATTGTGTTTGGCAGAAGGTTTGACATCTGATGGAAAAATCATTACGATGGATAAAAATGATGAATTGGAATATTTGTGCAGAAAATATTTTGATGAATCTGAATTTGCTTCAAAAATTGATTTTAGAATCAATGATGCACGCGAAGAATTAGAAACAATCGAGAAAAATTCTGTAGATTTAGCTTTTATTGATGCTGATAAAGAGAGTTATCCTTATTATTTTGAAAAAGTTTTAGAACTTTTACGTCCAGGAGGAACCATGTTAGTTGACAATGTTTTGTGGTACGGAAAAGTAATGATGGAAGAGGAAGATAAAAAAGATCCTTCGACAAAAATTTTGAAAGAATTTAATGAAATGGTAACGAAAGACAAACGAGTAGAGTCAATAATTTTACCAATTCGTGACGGAATTACATTAATCCGAAAAAAATAA
- a CDS encoding C40 family peptidase yields MKYAICQVSVAPLRSEARDSSEMVSQVLFGEKLIILEELEKWTKVQLTFDGYEGWLDPKQIITISEEEYNKDFMEKFAINPYNHAMENGLPMTLTIGAEVRSLNESKIRIGTKCFEYFGVYTSGKKSKDQLVEIAKAYLNVPYLWGGKSSFGIDCSGLTQQVYKIGGYKIPRDAYQQAEMGEVLSFVEEAEPGDLAFFDNAEGRIIHVGIMCGNGKVLHAHGKVRIDPIDTNGIFNTDSQKYSHKLRCIRKLI; encoded by the coding sequence ATGAAATACGCTATTTGTCAAGTAAGTGTTGCGCCCTTGCGCTCCGAAGCAAGAGATTCATCAGAAATGGTGAGTCAAGTTTTGTTTGGAGAAAAGTTAATTATTTTAGAAGAATTAGAAAAATGGACAAAAGTTCAGTTGACTTTTGATGGATACGAAGGTTGGTTAGATCCGAAACAAATTATTACTATTTCTGAAGAAGAATACAACAAAGATTTCATGGAGAAATTTGCAATCAATCCGTACAATCATGCGATGGAAAATGGATTGCCTATGACGTTGACTATTGGAGCTGAAGTTCGATCTTTGAACGAAAGTAAGATTCGAATTGGAACAAAATGTTTCGAATATTTTGGCGTATATACTTCTGGTAAAAAATCAAAAGATCAGTTGGTTGAAATAGCAAAAGCTTACTTAAATGTACCTTATTTGTGGGGTGGTAAATCATCTTTTGGAATAGATTGTTCTGGATTAACACAACAAGTGTACAAAATTGGCGGATATAAAATACCACGAGATGCTTATCAACAAGCAGAAATGGGCGAAGTGTTAAGTTTTGTAGAAGAAGCAGAACCTGGTGATTTAGCATTTTTTGATAATGCAGAAGGTCGTATAATACATGTAGGAATTATGTGTGGTAACGGAAAAGTTTTACATGCACATGGTAAAGTTCGTATTGATCCTATTGATACCAATGGTATTTTTAATACCGACTCCCAAAAATATTCGCATAAATTAAGATGCATTCGCAAACTTATATAA
- a CDS encoding cation-translocating P-type ATPase, with the protein MSIKIPSHLKGLSTTEVKESQQKYGYNAIKDEHKSTWYSMLFDILKEPMTIILIVVSVIYLLVGDLGEAAFMFVAILALTGISFYQDSRNQKALEELEKLNEPLSSVVRNGELIEIPTHEITVGDLCVTEEGKMINADGKIVHSNDFSVNESALTGESMSVFKDTEHPEIYSGTLTVSGLAFFEVTSIGAETKLGKIGTSLLSIKDEKSPLQIQIEKFVKGMAIIGIIVFLLVCVVNYIQTKDLINSLLSGLTLAMSILPEEIPVAFTTFMALGSWKLLRQGIIVKKSSVVETLGSTTVICSDKTGTITENSMQLKAVYDFKTNAIYEEDKFQNKAIAELIEYAMWSSEPVPFDPMEKTLHRVYEATQKDVRANYQMFHEYPLSGKPPMMTHCFRNAEDHLIIAAKGAPEAILQVAHLSEEQIIQLRKVIRDLGTQGYRLLGVAKSTFGSTDFPKQQQELPFELLGFVVFYDPPKKGINEVFQKIYDAGIKVKVITGDNAETTMSIANQAGIIHAEDHITGAEIAHLSKEELAKTADEKVLFARMFPEAKLAVVNALKDNGEIVAMLGDGVNDGPALKAAHIGVAMGEKGTEIAKQAAQLILTNDDFGKLVIGIEAGRRIYTNLKKAVQYIISIHIPIILIVSLPLFLGWAFPQIFTPVHVIFLELVMGPTCSIVYENEPLEKNSMNEKPRPMTETFLNWKELSTSIIQGLAITLGLLFIYQFTYQSGGDEDKTRAMVFTTLIFSNIWLSLTNRSFYDSLWSSFKNKNYLMLAVIILTLCILFSILYIQPISKFFKVTSLNVNELSLAMIVAVVSVLWFEIYKWIKRKK; encoded by the coding sequence ATGAGTATCAAAATTCCGAGTCATTTAAAAGGATTATCTACCACCGAAGTAAAAGAATCACAACAAAAATATGGCTATAATGCTATAAAGGATGAACATAAAAGTACATGGTACAGTATGTTGTTTGATATCTTGAAAGAGCCCATGACAATTATTTTAATTGTGGTTTCAGTTATTTATTTACTTGTAGGTGATTTAGGCGAAGCAGCGTTTATGTTTGTTGCGATTCTTGCTTTAACAGGGATTTCTTTTTATCAAGATAGTCGTAATCAAAAAGCGTTAGAAGAACTCGAAAAATTGAACGAACCGTTGAGCTCGGTTGTTCGTAACGGCGAATTAATCGAAATCCCTACACACGAAATTACGGTTGGAGATTTATGTGTTACAGAAGAAGGAAAAATGATTAATGCAGATGGTAAAATTGTTCATAGCAATGATTTTTCTGTAAACGAATCGGCACTGACAGGTGAGAGTATGTCAGTTTTTAAAGATACCGAACATCCAGAAATTTATAGTGGAACCTTAACCGTTTCGGGATTAGCTTTTTTTGAAGTAACAAGTATTGGTGCTGAAACAAAATTAGGAAAAATAGGAACTTCACTTTTATCAATTAAAGACGAAAAATCACCTTTGCAGATACAAATTGAAAAGTTTGTAAAAGGAATGGCGATTATCGGAATCATAGTTTTCTTATTAGTTTGCGTTGTAAATTATATTCAAACGAAAGATTTAATCAATAGTTTATTGAGTGGATTAACATTAGCAATGTCTATTTTACCAGAAGAAATTCCTGTTGCTTTTACTACTTTTATGGCTTTAGGATCGTGGAAGTTACTACGTCAAGGAATTATTGTTAAAAAAAGTAGCGTTGTAGAAACCTTAGGGAGTACAACAGTAATTTGTAGCGACAAAACAGGAACAATTACCGAAAACTCGATGCAATTAAAAGCTGTTTATGACTTTAAAACCAATGCAATTTATGAAGAAGATAAGTTTCAGAATAAAGCAATTGCGGAGTTAATTGAGTATGCAATGTGGAGTAGTGAACCTGTTCCTTTTGATCCGATGGAAAAAACATTGCATCGTGTTTACGAGGCGACACAAAAAGATGTTAGAGCAAACTATCAGATGTTTCACGAATATCCATTGTCAGGAAAACCTCCAATGATGACGCATTGTTTTCGAAATGCTGAAGATCATCTAATTATCGCTGCGAAAGGAGCTCCTGAAGCTATTTTACAAGTTGCTCATCTTTCTGAAGAACAAATAATCCAGTTGCGAAAGGTGATTCGCGATTTAGGAACACAAGGATATCGACTTTTGGGTGTTGCAAAATCGACTTTTGGTTCGACTGATTTTCCAAAACAACAACAAGAATTGCCCTTTGAATTGTTAGGTTTTGTGGTGTTTTATGATCCACCAAAGAAAGGTATAAATGAAGTGTTTCAAAAAATATATGATGCTGGAATAAAAGTTAAAGTAATCACAGGTGATAATGCCGAAACAACAATGAGTATAGCTAATCAAGCAGGAATTATTCATGCCGAAGATCATATAACTGGAGCTGAAATTGCTCATCTTTCGAAAGAAGAATTGGCGAAAACTGCAGATGAAAAAGTTTTGTTCGCACGTATGTTTCCTGAAGCGAAATTAGCAGTTGTAAATGCATTAAAAGATAACGGAGAAATTGTTGCCATGTTAGGCGATGGTGTAAACGACGGACCAGCTTTAAAAGCAGCGCATATTGGGGTTGCAATGGGAGAGAAAGGAACAGAGATTGCGAAGCAAGCTGCACAATTGATTTTAACAAATGATGATTTTGGTAAATTAGTGATTGGAATTGAAGCTGGAAGAAGAATTTATACCAACCTAAAAAAAGCAGTTCAATACATAATTTCAATTCATATTCCGATTATATTAATCGTTTCCTTGCCATTATTTTTGGGTTGGGCATTTCCTCAAATTTTCACACCTGTTCACGTTATTTTCTTAGAGTTGGTTATGGGACCTACATGTTCGATTGTCTATGAAAACGAACCTTTGGAAAAGAATTCTATGAACGAAAAACCTCGTCCTATGACGGAAACTTTTCTGAATTGGAAAGAGCTTTCGACAAGTATAATTCAAGGATTAGCCATTACATTAGGTTTGCTTTTTATTTATCAATTTACCTATCAATCTGGTGGAGATGAAGATAAAACACGTGCAATGGTCTTTACAACACTTATTTTTTCGAATATTTGGTTGAGTTTAACGAATCGTTCATTTTATGATAGTTTATGGTCAAGTTTTAAAAATAAAAACTACTTAATGTTGGCTGTGATTATTTTAACCTTGTGTATTTTGTTTTCGATTTTATATATACAACCAATTTCGAAGTTTTTTAAAGTAACATCATTAAATGTAAATGAGCTAAGTTTAGCAATGATAGTTGCTGTAGTTTCGGTTTTATGGTTCGAAATTTATAAATGGATAAAACGTAAAAAATAA
- a CDS encoding alpha/beta fold hydrolase, translating to MESQTCLEINDAKIHYIHHEINPERPTLIFLHDSLGCTQLWRDFPKEVAEKSNCNLFIYDRKGYGKSSPFTIDRRELTYMHDEADFLNQLVNHFNFKEIILFGHSDGGTIALLYAAKYHKNLKGIVVVGSHVIVEEVTLNGIRAAKIAYAETNLKERLRKYHGDNTQKVFEMWTETWLRPDFVNFDIREELKNIKCPTLVIQGIDDEFGTMEQVIGIIDNVNGRKENYIVPDAKHTPFKENKVPTFEKTIEFIDTL from the coding sequence ATGGAAAGCCAAACTTGTTTAGAAATCAACGATGCTAAAATTCATTACATTCACCACGAAATTAATCCAGAAAGACCTACACTTATATTCTTACACGATTCCTTAGGGTGTACACAACTTTGGAGGGATTTCCCAAAAGAAGTTGCCGAAAAAAGTAATTGTAATCTGTTTATTTATGATCGAAAAGGTTATGGAAAATCATCTCCATTTACAATTGATCGACGCGAGTTAACTTATATGCACGATGAAGCGGACTTTTTAAATCAACTTGTCAACCATTTCAACTTTAAAGAAATTATTCTTTTTGGACATAGTGATGGTGGTACAATTGCATTACTGTATGCAGCTAAGTACCATAAAAATCTAAAAGGAATTGTCGTTGTTGGTTCTCATGTCATCGTAGAAGAAGTAACCCTGAATGGAATTAGAGCTGCTAAAATTGCTTACGCAGAAACAAACCTAAAAGAACGTTTAAGAAAATATCACGGAGATAATACGCAAAAAGTATTTGAAATGTGGACCGAAACATGGCTAAGACCCGATTTTGTAAACTTTGATATTCGCGAAGAATTAAAAAATATAAAATGTCCTACTTTGGTTATTCAAGGAATTGATGACGAATTTGGAACAATGGAACAAGTGATTGGAATTATCGACAATGTAAATGGACGAAAAGAAAATTATATCGTTCCTGACGCTAAACATACGCCTTTTAAAGAAAATAAAGTACCTACTTTTGAAAAAACAATCGAGTTTATTGATACATTATAA
- the gmk gene encoding guanylate kinase codes for MKKGKLIVFSAPSGAGKTTLVRYALEQLDHIKFSISCTTRDKREGEVHGKDYYFLTPEEFKTKIAKDEFVEHEEVYRNNFYGTLKSEVDRITSEGNSVIFDIDVIGALNIKKLYGEECLTVFVNPPSLDILKERLISRNTESKDKLKQRIDKAGIEMEKAKEFDTILLNDDLETAKAKTLDIITDFIN; via the coding sequence ATGAAAAAAGGAAAGTTAATTGTCTTTTCAGCACCATCAGGCGCAGGAAAAACAACTTTGGTTCGCTATGCTTTAGAACAATTAGATCACATCAAATTTTCTATTTCTTGTACAACAAGAGATAAACGCGAAGGTGAAGTTCACGGAAAAGACTATTATTTCTTAACTCCAGAAGAATTTAAAACAAAAATTGCAAAAGACGAATTCGTAGAACACGAAGAAGTGTATCGTAATAATTTTTATGGAACATTAAAATCGGAAGTTGATCGTATTACTTCTGAAGGTAATTCTGTTATTTTTGATATTGATGTAATTGGTGCATTGAATATCAAAAAATTATACGGAGAAGAATGTTTAACCGTATTTGTTAATCCACCTTCATTAGATATTTTAAAAGAACGATTGATTTCACGTAATACCGAAAGCAAGGATAAGTTGAAACAGCGTATTGATAAAGCGGGAATCGAAATGGAAAAAGCAAAAGAGTTTGATACTATTCTTTTGAATGATGATTTAGAAACTGCAAAAGCAAAAACGTTAGATATTATTACTGATTTTATCAACTAA
- a CDS encoding YicC/YloC family endoribonuclease, with product MIASMTGYGKAVLELPEKKVTIEIRSLNSKTLDLNTRIPSFYREKELEIRNLISEKVQRGKIDFSMLVELNPAARNQSINAELIKSYMEEFKSITPNVTDGELLPVIMRLPDVISYTQDDLNEEEWNQIRATIIEAINALNQFRLDEGKVLEKYLTLNLNNILELLTQVIPFEQERIETIKERFNKRLEELKVDVDQNRFEQEMIFYLEKLDITEEKVRLKNHCEYFLKELAGIASNGKKLGFISQEIGREINTLGSKSNHSEMQKIVVQMKDELEKIKEQSLNIL from the coding sequence ATGATAGCATCTATGACAGGTTACGGTAAAGCCGTATTGGAATTACCTGAAAAAAAAGTAACGATAGAAATCCGTTCTTTGAACAGTAAAACATTGGATTTGAACACAAGAATCCCTTCTTTTTACCGCGAGAAAGAATTAGAAATCAGAAATCTTATTTCAGAAAAAGTTCAACGTGGGAAAATTGATTTTTCGATGTTGGTTGAATTAAATCCAGCTGCAAGAAATCAATCTATAAATGCTGAATTAATCAAAAGTTATATGGAAGAATTCAAGTCGATCACTCCAAATGTGACTGACGGCGAATTGTTACCAGTTATCATGCGTTTGCCTGATGTTATTTCGTATACGCAAGATGATTTGAACGAAGAAGAATGGAATCAAATTCGTGCAACAATCATCGAAGCAATCAATGCTTTGAATCAATTTAGATTAGATGAAGGAAAAGTATTAGAAAAATATTTAACATTAAACTTAAATAATATTCTTGAACTTTTAACTCAAGTTATACCATTTGAACAAGAACGTATTGAAACAATTAAAGAACGTTTCAACAAACGTTTAGAAGAATTAAAAGTTGATGTTGATCAAAATCGTTTTGAGCAAGAAATGATTTTCTATTTGGAAAAATTAGACATCACAGAAGAAAAAGTTCGTTTGAAAAATCATTGCGAATATTTCTTAAAAGAATTAGCGGGAATAGCATCTAATGGTAAAAAATTAGGTTTTATTTCTCAAGAAATTGGACGAGAAATCAATACTTTAGGCTCAAAATCTAATCATTCTGAAATGCAAAAAATTGTCGTTCAAATGAAAGATGAATTGGAAAAAATTAAAGAACAATCGTTAAACATTTTATAA
- the hutI gene encoding imidazolonepropionase: MKLIGPFRQIITLANLPLKGAIHENQVDILENGGIITDNETIVEIGHFETLSQQHPNIEIERIETEQVLLPGFVDSHTHVCFGGNRAKDFAMRLDGKTYLEIAESGGGIWSTVTETRKKTVDELKDITLKHIAQLAKQGITTAEVKSGYALSVEGEIKMLEAINMANQESEIDLIPTFLGAHMKPKDFEGLNKEYLELLVKEVFPKLKSEELANRIDIFVEQSAFSVEEGDYFLNEAKKQGFDITIHADQFTAGGSYLATKHHALSADHLEFSGKEEVKNLANSDVVATVLPGASIGLGMQYAPARKLLDAGCCVSIASDWNPGSAPMGSLLTQASVLATFEKLSMAEVLAAITFRAAKALNLTDRGTIEKDKKADFISFSTFDYRNIIYYQGQLQPTNVWKNGSLINQ, translated from the coding sequence ATGAAGTTAATTGGTCCTTTCAGACAAATTATAACACTTGCCAATTTACCTTTAAAAGGCGCAATTCACGAAAATCAAGTCGATATTCTTGAAAATGGCGGGATTATTACTGACAATGAAACAATTGTAGAAATTGGTCATTTCGAAACGCTTTCTCAACAACATCCAAACATCGAAATTGAACGAATTGAAACAGAACAGGTTTTACTTCCTGGATTTGTCGATTCGCATACACACGTTTGTTTTGGAGGAAATCGCGCCAAAGATTTTGCAATGCGTTTGGACGGAAAAACCTATTTAGAAATTGCAGAAAGTGGTGGTGGAATTTGGTCTACCGTGACAGAAACACGTAAAAAAACGGTTGATGAACTGAAAGATATTACACTAAAACATATTGCGCAATTAGCCAAACAAGGAATTACAACTGCAGAAGTAAAATCGGGTTATGCACTTTCTGTTGAAGGTGAAATCAAGATGTTGGAAGCTATAAATATGGCGAATCAAGAAAGTGAAATTGATTTGATTCCGACTTTTTTAGGCGCGCATATGAAACCAAAAGATTTTGAAGGTTTGAACAAAGAATATTTAGAATTATTGGTAAAAGAAGTTTTTCCTAAATTAAAATCTGAAGAATTAGCAAACCGCATAGATATTTTTGTGGAACAATCTGCTTTTTCTGTTGAAGAAGGTGATTATTTCTTGAACGAAGCCAAAAAACAAGGATTTGACATTACCATTCACGCCGATCAATTTACGGCTGGAGGAAGTTATTTAGCCACTAAACACCATGCATTGAGCGCAGATCATTTGGAATTTTCTGGAAAAGAAGAAGTGAAAAATCTAGCCAATTCTGATGTTGTAGCAACAGTTTTACCTGGTGCTTCTATTGGTTTGGGAATGCAATATGCGCCTGCCCGAAAATTGTTAGATGCTGGTTGTTGTGTTTCGATTGCTTCAGATTGGAATCCTGGTTCAGCTCCAATGGGAAGTCTATTGACACAAGCTTCTGTATTAGCTACTTTTGAGAAATTATCAATGGCTGAAGTTTTAGCTGCAATTACTTTTCGTGCTGCAAAGGCTTTAAATTTAACTGATCGTGGAACAATAGAAAAAGATAAAAAAGCCGATTTTATCAGCTTCTCTACCTTCGATTATCGTAATATTATTTATTATCAAGGACAATTACAACCAACAAATGTTTGGAAAAATGGTTCTTTGATTAATCAATAG
- a CDS encoding DUF3078 domain-containing protein, giving the protein MKKHLVTLALFASMMSFAQTIKDGIVATDSKRYLKDQKFDGRQHGWFVSGNNSLLFSQSAFSNWVAGGVNSFALNANVDYEFNLTREKHIWDNRIVLGYGIQTNKGESSRKTNDVIDLTSSYGYNIGNNWYLAAAMNFRTQFTEGYDYSLDPKEKISNLMAPGYLSLGLGVDYKPNENFQVNIHPFTPRVTFVLDKDLQQKGNFGLKNDGDNTLFEFGAYLGARYKLQIMDGISYDSRLGIYADYLKKIGNMDVAYQGILDLKVNQFVSAQVAVNLLYDEDQIKKTQVKQTLGIGFNYKFDNTPPKVEEASTTAFIQEAPIFEEKENTIEVATNILKNEPILNETKLVTQ; this is encoded by the coding sequence ATGAAAAAACATTTAGTCACTTTAGCCTTATTTGCTTCTATGATGTCTTTTGCTCAAACTATAAAAGATGGGATAGTTGCAACTGATAGTAAACGCTATTTAAAAGATCAAAAATTTGACGGTCGCCAACATGGTTGGTTTGTATCAGGTAACAATTCACTTTTATTCTCTCAAAGTGCTTTTTCCAATTGGGTTGCAGGAGGTGTAAATTCATTTGCTTTAAATGCGAATGTTGATTACGAATTCAATTTAACCCGTGAAAAACATATTTGGGACAATCGTATCGTTTTAGGTTATGGAATTCAAACCAATAAAGGAGAAAGTTCTCGAAAAACAAATGATGTGATCGATTTAACTTCATCTTACGGTTATAACATCGGAAATAATTGGTATTTGGCTGCAGCGATGAATTTCCGAACGCAATTTACAGAAGGATATGATTATTCGTTAGATCCAAAAGAAAAAATTTCAAATCTAATGGCGCCAGGTTATTTAAGTTTAGGATTGGGTGTTGATTATAAACCGAACGAAAATTTTCAAGTAAACATTCATCCTTTTACACCAAGAGTTACATTTGTTTTGGATAAAGATTTACAACAAAAAGGAAATTTTGGACTTAAGAATGATGGTGACAATACCTTATTTGAATTTGGTGCTTATTTAGGCGCACGATACAAATTACAAATAATGGATGGTATTAGCTATGACAGCCGTTTAGGAATCTATGCTGATTACTTAAAAAAAATCGGAAATATGGATGTTGCCTATCAAGGAATTTTAGACCTTAAAGTCAATCAATTTGTTTCGGCTCAAGTTGCTGTCAACTTATTGTATGACGAAGATCAAATTAAAAAAACTCAAGTAAAACAAACGCTTGGAATCGGGTTTAATTATAAATTTGATAACACGCCTCCAAAAGTTGAAGAGGCATCAACAACAGCCTTCATACAAGAAGCACCAATCTTCGAAGAAAAAGAAAACACCATAGAAGTCGCAACTAATATTCTGAAGAATGAACCAATTCTTAATGAAACAAAATTAGTCACTCAATAA